A genomic window from Cardiocondyla obscurior isolate alpha-2009 linkage group LG02, Cobs3.1, whole genome shotgun sequence includes:
- the LOC139111273 gene encoding facilitated trehalose transporter Tret1-2 homolog produces MEQSNVKWWFQYLTAITATLAMAVTGTHIGWTSPTLPILKSSNSYIPITSDDASWIASFYLLGTIPGCVLAAFIVDRLGRKMSLLVSGVPLSLSYILIIIAWNPYVLYAARGISGIGQGISYVVCPMYIGEIADKEIRGTLGSFIKLMVTFGELYAHAIGPFVSIQVLGYSCLVIPLIFFVSFSWMPESPYYLLMKNRQSKAMTSLRRLKRCVSEEQLKMDMEQMQKIVIRDLSDRGRFWDLFSTPGNRRSVIISVGLQFVLQFSGIAAVETYTQEIFERGDTSLPASIFVILLSLLQLIAGLGAVVLVDRLGRRPLLITTTLLAGIAMTITTVFYLIKIQFGVNTTRYSWLLYSSVIFYELIIALGLNPLPYMMLGELFPTNVKGAAVSLANLMSSLLAFIVSKMYQVISDNWGVYAVFAWFAISCYIGVVFIALVVPETRGKSLLEIQEELNCKRKKERKKNDAKSEVQCISTII; encoded by the exons atgGAGCAGTCCAATGTTAAATGGTGGTTTCAGTATCTAACGGCGATTACAG CTACTTTAGCGATGGCAGTTACTGGAACTCACATAGGCTGGACGTCACCCACTTTGCCAATATTGAAATCATCCAATTCCTACATCCCGATAACATCCGACGACGCTTCCTGGATCGCTTCTTTCTACCTTTTGGGCACCATTCCCGGATGTGTCTTGGCAGCTTTTATCGTAGACCGTCTTGGTCGTAAAATGAGCCTTCTGGTAAGCGGCGTGCCTCTATCTCTATCGTACATTCTAATCATTATCGCGTGGAATCCTTACGTTCTCTACGCTGCTCGCGGTATTAGTGGTATTGGCCAAGGTATATCATACGTCGTTTGTCCGATGTACATCGGCGAAATCGCCGATAAAGAAATCAGAGGTACTCTCGGCTCTTTCATCAAATTGATGGTGACTTTCGGAGAGCTGTACGCTCACGCGATCGGTCCGTTCGTCTCCATTCAAGTGCTCGGCTACAGTTGCCTGGTGATACCATTAATATTCTTCGTAAGCTTCTCTTGGATGCCCGAGTCGCCGTATTATTTACTAATGAAGAACCGTCAAAGCAAAGCGATGACGAGCCTGAGGCGCTTGAAACGCTGCGTTTCCGAGGAACAGCTGAAGATGGACATGGAGCAGATGCAAAAGATAGTAATTCGCGATCTCAGCGATCGCGGCCGGTTTTGGGATTTATTCAGCACGCCTGGCAATCGACGTTCCGTTATCATCAGCGTCGGCCTGCAGTTTGTTCTTCAGTTCAGCGGTATTGCCGCGGTCGAAACGTACACTCAGGAGATCTTCGAGAGAGGCGACACGAGTCTGCCCGCGAGTATCTTTGTCATTCTGTTGAGTTTGCTTCAATTGATCGCTGGTCTCGGGGCGGTGGTTCTGGTCGACAGACTCGGTAGACGACCGTTACTCATCACCACCACCCTTCTAGCCGGGATCGCAATGACCATCACCACTGTCTTTTATCTCATTAAAATTCAGTTTGGAGTGAACACTACTAGATACAGTTGGCTGCTTTACTCTTCTGTGATATTCTACGAGCTTATAATCGCTTTGGGCCTGAATCCGCTGCCCTACATGATGCTAGGCGAACTGTTCCCGACAAATGTCAAAGGCGCTGCCGTATCGTTAGCTAATCTAATGTCTTCATTACTGGCTTTTATTGTTTCTAAAATGTATCAAGTAATTTCTGACAATTGGGGAGTGTACGCGGTTTTCGCTTGGTTCGCTATCAGCTGTTACATCGGCGTGGTTTTCATCGCGCTGGTCGTTCCCGAAACTAGAGGCAAGTCGTTGTTAGAAATTCAGGAGGAGCTTAATTGTAAgcggaaaaaggagagaaagaagaacgaCGCGAAAAGCGAAGTTCAATGTATAAgtacgattatttaa